A single genomic interval of Nonomuraea rubra harbors:
- a CDS encoding molybdopterin-dependent oxidoreductase, translated as MGGSQVNQALVRLYFEVRDGLRDPVAAWAKLTGNSQLYQRARGERRVPLDDATAAELTAAAMAYTAACHGAEQVAALATSPLARVVGGLGGAVLTEHPCAPEQVLGPRFAGPGADDWARAAHVLLWGENNRLVRTADTPWVIAGRYKGQKVVAIGTHPTRLSDETLVVRPGTDGALAMAMGHVLLKEFFLDRTPFAAHAMERTDLPFLVRLRERESGYVPGGLTGGAYGRLSLYGAEAVEVLLPRFDYGPGVLRRGVPVLRDGGELVTTVFDLLLAAYGVARPGLPGVWPGGYEDRAEPYTPAWQEAYTGVAASRALKTARELGVTAEKTGGRCVIVPGRLETPHADTAYRAMLALLVLTGCGGGWAQAGQEGIPLVPYLCLHACGEDRSDVGALSWALAEGLFARRSARSVLLEAVADGWPMAPPPRVLALPRPIYPLPPGVDLLIGPDEHCDLSPPDPELVAAALARMAGGTPPAEAGGAAAAGRMRLLVDHAWMHEYGEALPTYRPPGLGLPVKPTQLVR; from the coding sequence ATGGGGGGATCGCAGGTCAACCAGGCACTGGTCAGGCTCTACTTCGAGGTGAGAGATGGGTTGCGCGACCCGGTCGCGGCCTGGGCGAAACTCACAGGGAACTCACAGCTCTACCAGCGCGCCCGCGGCGAGCGGCGGGTGCCGCTGGACGACGCGACGGCCGCGGAGCTGACGGCGGCGGCGATGGCGTACACGGCGGCCTGTCACGGGGCCGAGCAGGTGGCGGCACTGGCCACCTCGCCGCTGGCGCGGGTGGTCGGCGGGCTCGGCGGCGCGGTGCTGACCGAGCACCCGTGCGCGCCCGAGCAGGTGCTGGGGCCCCGGTTCGCGGGCCCGGGGGCCGACGACTGGGCGCGAGCGGCGCACGTGCTGCTGTGGGGCGAGAACAACCGGCTCGTCCGGACGGCGGACACGCCGTGGGTGATCGCCGGGCGGTACAAGGGGCAGAAGGTGGTCGCGATCGGCACGCACCCGACGCGGCTGTCCGACGAGACGCTGGTGGTGCGGCCCGGCACGGACGGGGCGCTGGCGATGGCCATGGGGCACGTGCTGCTCAAGGAGTTCTTCCTGGACAGGACGCCGTTCGCCGCGCACGCCATGGAGCGCACCGATCTGCCGTTCCTGGTGCGGCTGCGGGAGCGCGAGTCGGGGTACGTGCCCGGCGGGCTGACCGGCGGCGCGTACGGGCGGCTCAGCCTGTACGGGGCGGAGGCCGTGGAGGTCCTGCTGCCGCGCTTCGACTACGGGCCCGGGGTGCTGCGGCGCGGCGTGCCGGTGCTGCGGGACGGCGGCGAGCTGGTGACGACCGTGTTCGATCTGCTGCTGGCCGCCTACGGGGTGGCGCGGCCCGGGCTGCCGGGCGTGTGGCCAGGCGGGTACGAGGACCGCGCGGAGCCGTACACGCCCGCCTGGCAGGAGGCGTACACGGGGGTGGCCGCGTCGCGGGCGCTGAAGACGGCGCGGGAGCTGGGGGTGACGGCGGAGAAGACCGGTGGCCGGTGCGTGATCGTGCCGGGACGGCTGGAGACGCCGCACGCCGACACCGCCTACCGGGCGATGCTGGCGTTGCTGGTGCTGACCGGGTGCGGCGGCGGGTGGGCGCAGGCGGGGCAGGAGGGGATCCCGCTGGTGCCGTACCTGTGCCTGCACGCGTGCGGCGAGGACCGCTCCGACGTGGGCGCGCTGAGCTGGGCGCTGGCGGAGGGCCTGTTCGCGCGCAGGTCGGCGCGCTCGGTGCTGCTGGAGGCGGTGGCGGACGGCTGGCCGATGGCACCGCCGCCGCGCGTGCTGGCGCTGCCGCGGCCCATCTACCCGCTGCCGCCGGGCGTGGACCTGCTGATCGGGCCGGACGAGCACTGCGACCTGTCGCCGCCCGACCCCGAGCTGGTGGCCGCCGCGCTGGCCAGGATGGCCGGCGGGACACCCCCGGCCGAGGCCGGCGGCGCGGCCGCGGCCGGGCGGATGCGGCTGCTGGTGGATCACGCCTGGATGCACGAGTACGGCGAGGCGCTGCCCACCTACCGCCCGCCCGGCCTGGGCCTGCCGGTCAAGCCGACGCAACTGGTCAGGTGA
- a CDS encoding chitinase — protein sequence MKLRAPAVLLAAALLALHASPAFAANIAINPGFEDGLTGWTCSGAQAVSSPVHGGTRALQATPQGNDLARCQQAVTVQPNTTYQLSAWVQGNYVFLGATGTGVNASTWGAPGSQWSQLRTSFTTGASTTSVTIHVNGWYGQGAYLADDVVLDGPGGTPDTQAPTVPGNVTVGGATASSLNVSWSASTDNAGVTRYEVSRNSGTPTAVSGTGHTATGLTAQTSYSFRVRACDAAGNCSAYSAPVTGTTTSGGGGPGGDLPKRVLVGYLHASFANGSGYIRMSDVPNEWDVINLAFGEPTTVTSGDIRFRQCPAAECPNVEPEADFVAAIRAKQAQGKKVQISIGGQNGQVQLTTTAARDKFVESVSAIIDRYGLDGLDIDFEGHSLYLDPGDTNLAAPTTPVIVNLISALKTLKSRYGAKFTLTMAPETFFVQLGYQFYGPGPNGAADNRSASYLPVIHAMRDDLTLLHVQDYNSGPIKGLDDQYHTMGGHDFHVAMTDMLLAGFPIMGNPANVFPPLRQEQVAIGLPASVNAGNGFTSVAEVQKAFDCLAKGSNCGTYRPRGVYPNLRGLMTWSINWDRYNGHEFSRNHRAYLDRLT from the coding sequence ATGAAACTCCGAGCCCCGGCGGTCCTGCTCGCCGCCGCCCTCCTCGCCCTCCACGCCTCTCCCGCTTTCGCCGCCAATATCGCGATAAATCCGGGCTTCGAGGACGGCCTGACCGGCTGGACCTGCTCGGGAGCCCAGGCCGTGTCGTCCCCCGTGCACGGCGGCACCCGTGCGCTGCAGGCGACTCCGCAGGGCAACGACCTGGCCCGCTGCCAGCAGGCGGTCACCGTCCAGCCGAACACGACCTACCAGCTCTCGGCCTGGGTGCAAGGCAATTACGTCTTTCTGGGTGCGACGGGAACAGGCGTCAACGCCAGCACGTGGGGCGCTCCCGGCAGTCAGTGGAGCCAGCTCAGGACGTCCTTCACCACGGGCGCGTCCACCACGTCGGTGACGATCCACGTCAACGGCTGGTACGGGCAAGGGGCCTACCTGGCCGACGACGTGGTGCTCGACGGCCCCGGCGGCACCCCTGACACGCAGGCGCCGACCGTGCCCGGCAACGTGACGGTCGGCGGCGCGACCGCCTCCAGCCTGAACGTGTCCTGGTCGGCCTCGACCGACAACGCCGGCGTGACCCGCTACGAGGTGTCCAGGAACAGCGGCACCCCGACGGCGGTGTCCGGAACCGGCCACACCGCGACCGGCCTGACCGCGCAGACGTCCTACTCCTTCCGCGTCAGGGCCTGCGACGCCGCCGGCAACTGCTCGGCCTACTCCGCCCCGGTCACCGGCACCACGACCAGCGGCGGCGGCGGTCCAGGAGGTGACCTGCCGAAGCGGGTCCTGGTCGGCTACCTGCACGCCTCGTTCGCCAACGGATCCGGATACATCCGGATGAGCGACGTGCCGAACGAGTGGGACGTCATCAACCTCGCCTTCGGCGAGCCCACCACCGTCACCTCCGGCGACATCAGGTTCCGCCAGTGCCCGGCCGCCGAGTGCCCCAACGTCGAGCCCGAGGCCGACTTCGTCGCCGCCATCAGGGCGAAGCAGGCCCAGGGCAAGAAGGTGCAGATCTCGATCGGCGGCCAGAACGGCCAGGTGCAGCTCACCACGACGGCGGCCCGCGACAAGTTCGTCGAGTCGGTCTCCGCGATCATCGACAGGTACGGCCTCGACGGCCTGGACATCGACTTCGAGGGCCACTCCCTCTACCTCGACCCCGGCGACACGAACCTCGCCGCCCCCACCACCCCGGTCATCGTCAACCTCATCTCCGCGCTGAAGACGCTCAAGAGCCGCTACGGCGCGAAGTTCACGCTGACCATGGCCCCGGAGACGTTCTTCGTCCAGCTCGGCTACCAGTTCTACGGCCCCGGCCCGAACGGCGCGGCCGACAACAGGAGCGCCTCCTACCTGCCCGTCATCCACGCCATGCGCGACGACCTGACCCTGCTCCACGTGCAGGACTACAACTCGGGCCCGATCAAGGGCCTCGACGACCAGTACCACACGATGGGCGGGCACGACTTCCACGTGGCCATGACGGACATGCTGCTGGCCGGCTTCCCGATCATGGGCAACCCGGCCAACGTGTTCCCGCCGCTGCGCCAGGAGCAGGTGGCCATCGGGCTGCCCGCCTCGGTCAACGCGGGCAACGGGTTCACCAGCGTCGCGGAGGTGCAGAAGGCGTTCGACTGCCTGGCCAAGGGGAGCAACTGCGGGACGTACCGGCCGCGCGGGGTCTACCCGAACCTGCGCGGGCTGATGACCTGGTCGATCAACTGGGACCGGTACAACGGGCACGAGTTCTCCCGTAACCATCGGGCGTACCTGGACAGGCTCACCTGA
- a CDS encoding carbohydrate-binding protein encodes MKFRSRLIAWVAGLALALTGAGLTASAPAAYGAVQQLAAAWAPWTSYATGAVVTYNGVDYVCLQAHTSQPGWEPPNVPALWKQGSGGGGNDTTAPSVPGNLRSTGVTSSSVSLAWNASSDNVGVTGYNVYRGGTLVTTATGTSFTDTGRAASTSYTYTVRARDAAGNLSGVSNSVTATTSTGGGNPNPTRMPGAPYLYMGWGNPPNPGTVMDATGVKSFTMAFILSSGGCTPAWDGQRALTGGADQQAINTIKSKGGSVQISFGGWSGNKLGPNCSTPQAYANAVQQVINAVGPAVVDFDIENTDEFENYTVQDRILNGLKIVKQNNPNVKVVVTFGTTRTGPNSHGIRLINQARALAVPIDNFTIMPFDFGSSNIYQDTVNASEGLKNALKSAYGWTDAQAYAHMGISGMNGLSDQQELTSPGTWTQIRDWANSKGLTRLAYWAVNRDRPCPGGGVVSNCSGIAQSDWEFTRITAGF; translated from the coding sequence ATGAAATTTCGCAGCAGACTCATCGCCTGGGTGGCCGGCCTGGCCCTCGCGCTGACCGGCGCCGGGCTCACCGCCTCCGCCCCCGCGGCGTACGGCGCGGTACAGCAGCTGGCCGCGGCCTGGGCGCCGTGGACCTCCTACGCCACCGGCGCGGTCGTCACCTACAACGGCGTGGACTACGTGTGCCTGCAGGCCCACACCTCCCAGCCCGGCTGGGAGCCGCCGAACGTACCCGCCCTGTGGAAGCAGGGATCGGGCGGCGGGGGCAACGACACCACGGCGCCGTCCGTGCCCGGCAACCTCCGCTCGACCGGCGTCACCTCCAGCAGCGTCTCCCTGGCCTGGAACGCCTCCAGCGACAACGTGGGCGTCACCGGCTACAACGTCTACCGCGGCGGCACCCTCGTCACGACCGCGACCGGCACCTCCTTCACCGACACCGGCCGCGCCGCGAGCACCAGCTACACCTACACCGTCCGGGCCCGCGACGCGGCAGGCAACCTGTCCGGCGTCAGCAACTCCGTCACCGCCACCACCTCCACCGGCGGCGGCAACCCGAACCCCACCCGGATGCCCGGCGCCCCGTACCTCTACATGGGCTGGGGCAACCCGCCCAACCCCGGCACGGTCATGGACGCGACCGGCGTGAAGTCGTTCACGATGGCGTTCATCCTGTCCAGCGGCGGCTGCACCCCGGCCTGGGACGGCCAGCGCGCGCTGACCGGCGGCGCCGACCAGCAGGCGATCAACACGATCAAGTCGAAGGGCGGCAGCGTCCAGATCTCCTTCGGCGGCTGGTCGGGCAACAAGCTCGGCCCCAACTGCAGCACCCCGCAGGCGTACGCCAACGCGGTGCAGCAGGTCATCAACGCCGTCGGCCCGGCCGTCGTCGACTTCGACATCGAGAACACCGACGAGTTCGAGAACTACACCGTCCAGGACCGCATCCTGAACGGGCTCAAGATCGTCAAGCAGAACAACCCGAACGTCAAGGTCGTCGTCACCTTCGGCACCACGAGGACCGGCCCGAACAGCCACGGCATCCGCCTCATCAACCAGGCCAGGGCGCTGGCCGTGCCGATCGACAACTTCACGATCATGCCGTTCGACTTCGGCAGCTCCAACATCTACCAGGACACCGTCAACGCCTCCGAGGGCCTGAAGAACGCCCTCAAGAGCGCGTACGGCTGGACCGACGCCCAGGCGTACGCGCACATGGGCATCTCCGGCATGAACGGCCTGTCCGACCAGCAGGAGCTGACCTCTCCCGGCACCTGGACCCAGATCCGCGACTGGGCCAACTCCAAGGGCCTGACCAGGCTCGCCTACTGGGCCGTCAACCGCGACCGCCCCTGCCCCGGCGGCGGCGTGGTCTCGAACTGCAGCGGCATCGCGCAGTCCGACTGGGAGTTCACCCGCATCACCGCGGGCTTCTGA
- a CDS encoding chitinase: protein MRLRAIVLALATLALGLQALPAHAASATATFVKVADWGSGFEGKVTVTNGTTTALPSWNVQFDVPSGFTIPSAWDAVMTRNGQHYMFTNPSWASPLAPGASASFGFNGSPGNFPGITGCTLNGSSCGGGTQPGVPGAPGAVTATTTGSAITLSWGAAGGTVTGYRVYEGTAVKATTTGTTATISGLAACETHTYTVKAYNAQGESPGRDATATTTGCTGGGGTLPRHFLTGYWHNFVNPAVELKLSAVPNEYDLVAIAFGEATANAGEVVFSVDPGLATAVGGYTDAQFRADVAALHQRGKKVILSVGGEAGRVQVASAAAATRFADSVYALMQSYGFDGVDIDLENGLNATYMAQALRSLRAKAGSDLIITMAPQTIDMQSTGMEYFKLALSIKDILTVVHTQFYNSGSMLGCDQAQAYGQGSVNFMTALACIQLENGLRPDQVALGLPAGPGAAGGGVVAPSLVNQALDCLAKRTSCGTFVPPRAYPDIRGAMTWSINWDASNNWQFSKTVKPHLQGMP, encoded by the coding sequence GTGAGACTACGCGCGATCGTCTTAGCGCTAGCGACCCTCGCACTCGGCCTCCAAGCCCTGCCTGCTCACGCCGCCTCCGCCACCGCGACCTTCGTCAAGGTCGCCGACTGGGGCTCCGGCTTCGAAGGCAAGGTCACCGTCACCAACGGCACCACCACCGCCCTGCCGAGCTGGAACGTCCAGTTCGACGTGCCGTCCGGCTTCACCATCCCCTCCGCCTGGGACGCGGTGATGACCAGGAACGGCCAGCACTACATGTTCACCAACCCGAGCTGGGCCTCCCCGCTCGCGCCGGGGGCCAGCGCCAGCTTCGGCTTCAACGGCAGCCCCGGCAACTTCCCCGGCATCACCGGCTGCACGCTGAACGGCTCCTCCTGCGGCGGCGGCACCCAGCCCGGCGTGCCCGGCGCGCCGGGAGCCGTCACCGCCACCACGACCGGCAGCGCGATCACCCTGAGCTGGGGCGCGGCCGGCGGCACGGTGACCGGCTACCGCGTCTACGAGGGCACGGCCGTCAAGGCCACCACCACCGGCACCACGGCCACGATCAGCGGGCTCGCCGCGTGCGAGACGCACACCTACACGGTCAAGGCGTACAACGCGCAGGGCGAGTCGCCCGGCCGGGACGCCACCGCCACCACCACCGGCTGCACCGGCGGCGGCGGGACCCTGCCCAGGCACTTCCTCACCGGCTACTGGCACAACTTCGTCAACCCCGCCGTCGAGCTCAAGCTCTCCGCCGTGCCGAACGAGTACGACCTCGTCGCGATCGCCTTCGGCGAGGCCACGGCCAACGCCGGAGAGGTCGTCTTCTCGGTCGACCCGGGGCTCGCCACGGCCGTCGGCGGCTACACCGACGCCCAGTTCAGGGCCGACGTCGCCGCCCTTCACCAGCGCGGCAAGAAGGTGATCCTGTCGGTCGGCGGCGAGGCCGGCCGGGTGCAGGTCGCCAGCGCCGCCGCGGCCACGCGGTTCGCCGACTCGGTGTACGCGCTCATGCAGAGCTACGGCTTCGACGGCGTGGACATCGACCTCGAGAACGGCCTCAACGCCACCTACATGGCCCAGGCGCTCAGGTCGTTGCGCGCCAAGGCCGGCTCCGACCTGATCATCACGATGGCCCCGCAGACCATCGACATGCAGTCGACCGGGATGGAGTACTTCAAGCTCGCCCTGTCCATCAAGGACATCCTCACGGTCGTCCACACGCAGTTCTACAACTCCGGCTCCATGCTCGGCTGCGACCAGGCCCAGGCGTACGGGCAGGGGTCGGTCAACTTCATGACCGCCCTGGCCTGCATCCAGCTGGAGAACGGCCTGCGCCCCGACCAGGTGGCCCTGGGCCTGCCCGCCGGCCCCGGCGCCGCGGGCGGCGGTGTCGTCGCGCCGTCCCTCGTCAACCAGGCACTCGACTGCCTGGCCAAGCGCACCAGCTGCGGGACCTTCGTGCCACCGCGCGCCTACCCGGACATCAGGGGCGCGATGACCTGGTCCATCAACTGGGACGCGAGCAACAACTGGCAGTTCTCCAAGACCGTCAAGCCCCACCTCCAGGGAATGCCATGA